A region of the Bremerella alba genome:
CGGGGAAGCGTCCCCTGGGCATGATTTAGATATATCAGCCTGGTGTAGCATATGTATAGTGCTCAAATGAAAATTTTTTTAGATTCGCGCGGGCGTGGGTTGGATACCGGGTGCCAGCTTCGTGACACGCGTTCGCGTGAGGCCCTGCGGATGGATACTTGCTTCTGGGTTCGGGCCCGTTGTATTAGCCGCTTGTGGTCTGGGGCCGCTCAGAGATGAATCTCTGAGCCACCCCCAGGGTAACAAGTCGGATCCGCGGCGTATCAGGCGTTACACGCAGAGAGCGATTAGGCCAATTCCATCTTGAACGGCGAGAGATTCTCGATGCCGTTCTCAGTGATCAGGTAGTCGTTTTCCAGACGCATGCCGAACTTCAGCCGGGCATCGTACAGGCCTGGTTCGCAGGTGAAGACGTCGCCGACTTGGAAGGTATCGTCCCAGTTCGAGTTCAGGTGCGGAGCTTCGTGCGGGTACAGACCAATGCCGTGTCCCAAGTGATGGGGGAACTCGCCAATGGGGGCTCCCTTGAGAATCCCTTGAACTTCCAGAAACAGCTCTTTGCAGCTCTTGCCAGGTTTCACGACCGAATCGAGGTGCGTGAAGACCTTCATGACGTGCGTCCATGCTTCTTGCTGCTCGTCGGTTGGTTTTCCGTTAACAGCAATCGCACGGCAGTTGTCGGCAAAGTAACCCCGGAAGGCCGGACCAAGATCGAGAATGTACAACTCGCCATCTTCCACGCGACGATCCCGGGCAGGGCCCCCCATCTCGCCGCTGGCATAGTCGTTGCCGGTGCCCGTTAACGCTTCGCCAAACTGGGAAACGGCGGCCGCTTGCAGTTGATTGAAGACTTCCAGTTCGTTGATCCCCGGACAGATGATCTCGCGGGCCTTTTCGTACATCTTCTCGGTGCCGCTGATGGCCATACGAATCTTGGCGATTTCGTCGGCGTCCTTCTTGCGGCGCTGGCGATAAATCTCGGGCTCGATATCGACCAGCTCGGCGCTGAACTGACTCGACACGTGAACCGGGTAGCTCGAGTACTCGACGCCCAAACGCTTGGCCGAGCCTGCTTCTCGCAAGATATCGAGGACAACCTGGCTCGATGCGGCTCGCTGGTCGTTTCGTAGCGTCGAGAGCCACTGAGCCTCGTAGGTGCGAACGTCATCGGCAGCGGCCGAATCGGGGGCCTCGTTCGGAGCGACCAAGGCCAGGCGACCATCGGCAAACAGCACGACAGCTGGCGAAAACTTGAAATCGTAGCGAGGCCCTGCCAGCCATTGCACGTGTTCGTTTTGCGTGACGACGATTGCGTCGAGCGAGTGGCTTTCCAAAGCGTTTAACAAGCGTTTCTGGCGACTACGGCAAGCGTCGATGTCGATTCCCAGCATGACAGTGCTCCGCTACGATGATGACGGTGGGGGTAGGATTAATGCGGAGAACAACCTAACAGCCAGGCGCTATGCTGAAAAGTATGGACGCACGGCAATTTGCCCATCTTTAAGTGGCGGCATGGTTTGCAGCGCGCAAAACAAGGGCCGCCCCCGGGAAGGCGCGGCCCTTGCTTGCGATCTTGATGGCTTCACTCTCTTATCGAGCGATTAACCTTCGAGATCCGAATTGAAATCCCAGTCGGCGAATAGATCGTCGACGCTGTCCGAATCTTCTTCGATGGCAAAGTAGTTGGCATCTTCGACCGAGTCGGCCAACAGCAGCGAGGAGTCTTCGACGGCCAGCGAGGAAACGACCGAGTCGACGTCTTCCATTTGCTGTTGAACTTCAGCGGACGAGGAGGTCGTCACTCTTACACCGTTGCGAATTAGTTCGTGGTAAACCATCGGTGCGATTGCCGCTTCGTAGCCAGTACGACCACTGATGCTTTCGACATCGACGACTTTATCAAACACGAACGAGACCGGGTTGTGGGTCTCGACCGGGGCGATCGTTTCTTCGACGATCGACTCTGTGGTCACGGCGGCCTGAAGAGCAGCCGAACCACCGACGAGCGTCTGGCCTGCGGTGGCCGAGGCGTAAGCCGTTTCCAGGATCTGGACATCCAGAGCCGAGATCATCTTACGTTGACCTGGGTCGAGGGTGGCGTTCATCACATCGCCCATATGCTCGGTCGAGTCAAGGTGATGTGCGTAGTCGTCCAAGACAGCGACGAAGTCGGAACCGATGAAGACCTTGTTGCCTTCATGGTCGGTGACGACGTTGTCCGAGAATCCTGCGTAGTGCGACATAAAGCCATACAAGTGACCCAGTTCGTGCAGAATGACCGTGTACAAGTCGTACTGGCCTTCTGCCGGACCACCTTCCAGGTCAGAGCTCCAACCTAGACCGGCACCATCGTCATCGAGCGTGAGGATACCGAATTGCGGCAGGCCATTTTCGTCGAGCCCCAGAAGCTCGGCTTCACCCAGTTGGGCATCGCCGAAGTCCTTCACAACCAGCTTGACGTCGATGGGTTCTTCCCAACCTAACGCTTCTTGCCAGTCGGTGACGGCTCTGTCGAAGACATCCTGCATCGTATCAGGGCCGTTCAGCTCGACACCCTTACCAACCCACATTTGGGTGAAGGTTTCGGGGTACTGGATGCTGCTAACATTCAGCTTGGTTTTGCCGTAGTTACCGATGAACGCGGAGAAGTCTCCCAGGCCGACCTTACCGTCGTTGTCGAAGTCCAACGCGGCCGTCATGGCGTTGTTGGCTGTCAACGTCGACTTCCCGTAAGCACTGATGAACTGGCTGAAGTCCGCGAGACCGATCTTGCCGTCGTCGTTGGCGTCGTAAGCGACCGCCCAGATATCGACATCGGCCACGTCGGTCACATCCGCGTCGACTTCGCCGATATAGCTGAGCATGACCTTCGTGTTGGTCGCTTCTAAGCCGAGCGATTCGGCCGTCAAGTCGCCACCCACCGAGACGTCGATGCCGTCGTTTGGCAGCGATTCGAGTTTGACACGACCCAGCAGGACGAACGAGCCGTTACCCAGGTCAGTCTGTTCGCTCTGGCTGCCCAGCCCGGTGATCATGCCGTTGGCATCGTCGATCGTGCCGGTACGGTTTACGTTCATCGACGAGGCGTATTCAATTTCGGTAGCCGTGAACAGGCTGGTGTCGTAGCCCAGGTCCAGCGAACCACCGTAAACGCCGGCTGCATCGGCCGTGTTGCCCCAAACTTCGACCCACAGCGAGTCCCATTCCGAGGCCCAGTCGGCACTATCCGGCAGTTCGGCCACCTGACCACTGGCATCGATGCCGGTGCGGTTCTTGTTGACGGTCACAAAGATACCGGAACCATCTTCCAGAGGCTGTCCATCTTTGGCGAAGACCGTCCCTTGCAGAGGCACAGCACCACCGGCCGCGGCTACAATCGTACCCTCGAAGTTCAGGTTGATTCCTACCATCGAACCACTGATATCGAAGGTGTTCTGAATCAAGCGGTTGAGGTCCAAGGTGAGGATATAACCACCGAGGCCATCCCCTTCGATGCTCGAGGCTTCCGCCCCGTTTGCACCCAAGGCAATGCCACCCAGGAATTCTCGCTCGGCGGCAAATGCACCACCACCATTTACTGCGGTTTTGGTTTGCACATCGACGAAGCCGGTGGCGATGTCGATTCCGAAGGAGGAGGAATCAAAACCGACATTTCCGGTATAGGCATTTCCAGAAAGCACGACTTCGGGACTACCGGCGATGCGGATCACCGTTTCGCGAACCGCGACAAAGTGGTCGGTCTCGACCGAAGCTCCGCCCACATTGATCGTTTCATGAGCTTCCAAACCGAAGTTAGCGGAACTGTCTCCATTGATCTCCGGGTTACCGCCGAGTTCGTCAGGTTCGCCCGGCGTGTACGAGCCCTCTTCGGTCAGGATCAATTCGGTACCAATGATCTCGAACGAGTCGGGATCCATTTCGTCGCCACTAAACAGGACGAAGATATTTCCGGTAAAGCTAGTTACGTTTCCGACACCATTGCCACCTTGCCCCAGGGCTTCCAGGCCGCCGATGGTGCTGGCACCTTGACCGAGGATAATAGCCGAACTATCGGCGGAAGAGATGGTGAACTTCTCGGCATCGACGATCTCAACCGATGTGTTTTCGATGGTGATCTGCGAGGTGTTGATTACGGCCCTGATCTCATCGCTGCGTGGAAGATCGGTCTCGGGGTCCCCCCCTACCAGAACGTCCTCTTCGTCGGCAGGGTTCAGGGTTATCGTTGTTTCGCTGTCGTTGAAGTCGATCGATACCAAATCGGTAACACTCTCGATATCAACACCGGCTTTGGCTTGCAGTTCCAGATAACCCAAACGTACATAACTTCCTTTACCACCGATGGAGCCGAACCCAGGGACCGGCGGTTCAAGGTCAAGCGGGTCGGCCGAACCAAAGAAGGCGTTGAAGTTGTCGACCGAGCCGTCGGCCCAGATGACAGGTTCACTACCTTCGCCCAGGGCCTTGCCAGGGGCGATAATGTCGATCACATTGACCAGGTCATCGCGGTAGTCCAGCCCCAGAATAGCAAGTCGGAACCCTTCAATCCAGGCGTTGCCGGCCTGAACGTCGTCTTCGCCAACCAGGGTGGTACCCCAGATTTCGACGAAGAAGGTTTGTTCGTCGGCGAAGCGATCGGTTGCCTGAGGCAGTCCGGCGGGGGCGACCCCGTCAAATCCCTGGGTGCTGTCCTGAGTAAGGTTGAGCACAGGAATGATCTGGAAGTCGACCGCCTTTTCGTTGGTGACCGAGATGTTCACCAAAAGCGGTGTGTCTGCGACCAAGGCGTCCAAGGTGTCTTCGGTGGCGACCAGTTCCACGTCGACAGGGGCACGATCTTGACCGACGCCGAAGTATTCAAACTCGACGACGAGTTGCCCTGCACCATTGTCGAACGACACGCTAACGATGTGACCGCCGGCGGTCACCGCCGCTTCGTTGTTCACCTCAAGCAAGACATTACTGCCTTCAGGGTCGGTGAAGAAGCTGGCAACGTCGATGTCGAAGCGTCGCACAAAGGTCGCACCGGGAACACCATCGGCAATCTCTTGCGCGGTCAGGTCCGATTCATCGACCGTTGCCAGGTCGAAGTCCATGCCGACCAGGACGGGAGCTTCGTTGACATCACCCACGTCGATGGTGAACGACTTTGAGTCGAACAGTTGGTTCATTCCAGGCGTTGGGCCGCCGTTGTCGGTCACTTTGATTTCGAGCGTATAAACCTCAGCGTTCTCGAAGTCGATCGTGGTGTTGTCCTCGATGGTGATGTTGCCGTTGCTATCGATGGCAAACACGCCGTTGGGATCACCACCGACAATTTGGAAGGTGAACGAATCGCCCGTATCGGGATCACTGACCGCGACGGTACCCACGGCGGTTCCATCCACGGCATCTTCGGCGATGCTGAATGGGCCAGGGTTGTTGTCAATGACAGGGGCTTCGTTGACGTCGTTGATGTTCACCGTGATCGTCATCGGCGTCAT
Encoded here:
- a CDS encoding M24 family metallopeptidase, which codes for MLGIDIDACRSRQKRLLNALESHSLDAIVVTQNEHVQWLAGPRYDFKFSPAVVLFADGRLALVAPNEAPDSAAADDVRTYEAQWLSTLRNDQRAASSQVVLDILREAGSAKRLGVEYSSYPVHVSSQFSAELVDIEPEIYRQRRKKDADEIAKIRMAISGTEKMYEKAREIICPGINELEVFNQLQAAAVSQFGEALTGTGNDYASGEMGGPARDRRVEDGELYILDLGPAFRGYFADNCRAIAVNGKPTDEQQEAWTHVMKVFTHLDSVVKPGKSCKELFLEVQGILKGAPIGEFPHHLGHGIGLYPHEAPHLNSNWDDTFQVGDVFTCEPGLYDARLKFGMRLENDYLITENGIENLSPFKMELA